The following are encoded together in the Elusimicrobiota bacterium genome:
- a CDS encoding tetratricopeptide repeat protein, giving the protein MGKIQTPKIQNSMTLITALAFFLLVPALEAGQYDTEINRHQQIIGQDPTNLDAAYQLGNYLAWDGRFDESITVYRRILDKEPGYVDAEIGIARALAWKGDQASAVQQYEEILKKNPRSDQAHQGLGHLALWNNDFARSIEHFKKALDVNSNDIASHKGIGRAYLGLGDRRRADEHFTRAQVLELAQISRSKIFLLLAAAFICSAAILAFLRSRRRRRKEEIMRLQLEILRKTLELYRQSTGKLPLAIEHLLYEKYRRPGNPEEKPYLDWWGKIEKGVLLDPFGRRWRYNAQTGEISNAG; this is encoded by the coding sequence ATGGGGAAAATTCAAACGCCAAAAATTCAAAACAGCATGACGCTGATCACGGCATTGGCCTTCTTTCTCCTCGTCCCGGCCCTTGAAGCCGGCCAATACGACACCGAAATCAACCGCCATCAACAAATCATCGGCCAGGACCCCACGAATCTCGACGCCGCCTATCAATTGGGCAATTACCTGGCTTGGGACGGGCGTTTCGATGAATCCATAACCGTCTATCGCCGCATTCTCGACAAGGAGCCCGGATACGTCGACGCCGAAATCGGCATAGCCCGGGCGCTCGCTTGGAAAGGCGACCAAGCGTCGGCCGTTCAACAATACGAAGAAATTTTAAAGAAAAACCCGCGCAGCGACCAGGCTCATCAAGGTCTGGGTCATTTGGCCCTTTGGAACAATGATTTTGCGCGCAGCATCGAACATTTCAAAAAAGCCTTGGACGTCAACTCCAACGACATCGCCTCGCACAAAGGCATCGGCCGGGCCTATCTGGGTTTAGGCGATCGCCGCCGCGCCGACGAACACTTTACGCGCGCTCAAGTTCTCGAATTGGCGCAAATCTCCCGCTCCAAAATATTTTTGCTTCTAGCCGCCGCTTTTATTTGCTCGGCCGCCATCTTGGCCTTTTTAAGGAGCCGGCGCCGGCGGCGCAAAGAAGAGATCATGCGGCTTCAACTTGAGATCCTTAGGAAAACGCTCGAACTCTACCGGCAAAGCACGGGCAAACTGCCTTTGGCCATCGAGCATTTGCTTTATGAGAAATACCGCCGCCCTGGGAACCCGGAAGAAAAGCCCTACCTCGACTGGTGGGGGAAAATAGAAAAAGGCGTGCTGCTTGATCCATTCGGCCGCCGCTGGCGCTACAACGCCCAGACGGGCGAAATCTCAAACGCCGGCTAA